In the Helianthus annuus cultivar XRQ/B chromosome 11, HanXRQr2.0-SUNRISE, whole genome shotgun sequence genome, one interval contains:
- the LOC110916419 gene encoding histone H2A.1: MEAGKTGKAAGGRKGAANRKKSVTKSVKAGLQFPVGRIARFLKKGRYAQRTGSGAPIYLAAVLEYLAAEVLELAGNAARDNKKTRINPRHVQLAVRNDEELGKLLAGVTIASGGVLPNINPVLLPKKSSSAEVEKTPKSTKSPKKLRT; this comes from the exons ATGGAAGCCGGTAAGACAGGAAAGGCCGCCGGAGGAAGAAAAGGTGCCGCCAACAGAAAGAAGTCGGTAACAAAGTCCGTCAAGGCCGGCCTCCAGTTTCCGGTTGGCAGAATCGCTAGGTTTTTGAAAAAAGGCCGATACGCTCAAAGAACCGGATCTGGAGCACCGATCTACCTTGCTGCTGTACTCGAATATCTTGCCGCTGAG GTTTTGGAATTGGCGGGAAATGCGGCGAGAGATAACAAGAAGACGAGGATAAACCCTAGGCATGTGCAATTAGCGGTGAGGAATGATGAGGAATTGGGGAAATTGCTTGCTGGTGTTACGATTGCAAGTGGAGGTGTGCTGCCGAACATTAATCCGGTGCTTTTGCCCAAGAAATCTTCATCTGCTGAGGTTGAGAAGACTCCAAAATCTACAAAGTCGCCAAAAAAGCTTAGAACTTAG
- the LOC110916667 gene encoding importin-4 isoform X1: MAQSLELLLLQFLMPDNEARQNAEDQIKRLVRDPEAVPQLIDHIRNAKTPNVRQLSAVLLRKKISGHWPKLPDEIRQLVKQSLLESIATEYSPSVRRASANVVSIIAKYTVPGGEWPDLLPFIFHCSLSAQEDLREVGLLLFSTLTQTVGDSFQPYFVDLKFLLLKCLQDEISDVRVASLKAIGAFLESTRDSSQLVKFCEYIPSILNYSRKCLVSGDEDNALIAFEIFDELIESPAPLPGESIKAIVQFSLEVCSSSSIEISTRHQAIQIISWLAKYRSSSLKKHHLIIPILQTICPLLTEPTGNDLDDDLSSDRAAAEVLDTMSVKLSNQVFPPVFEFASENSRNADPKFREASIMVLGLISEGCLELMKENLEPVLHIVLEGLRDPEQVVRGSASFALGQFAEYLQPEIIFHYEKILPRLLRSLQDASDDVKEKSYYALAALCENMHEEIVPIFDTMLGKLLASLQHSPRILQETCLSAIGSVASAADKAFIPYAERVLELMKAFMVLTNKEDLRSRARATELVGIVAVIVGREKIEPLLPPFIEAAISGYRLECSELRKHTHGLFSNVTEVLEDGMVRYLPHVVPLAFSACNLDDGPAVDISDSDDDEDEDVVGLGVVSSDDEAQDEPRIGNISIRTDVLDEKAAATQALGLFALHTKSAYAPYLEESLMIMMKHSNYFNEDVRLQAITGLKHILTAAHVVLQGHNDRTPKIKQILDSVMTIYIKTMKQDDDKEVVAQTCMSVAQIISDFGYVAMESHMARLVESSLVLLQQMSTCQQVEYDSDIKVYDPGQNEVLMDAVTDLLPAFAKAMGSNFAPIFAILFNPLMEFARGSSSPKDWTMVVACLAEVAQNMGAPISGYVNPLMPFVLKELDSSSATNRRNAAFCVGVLCQNGGDCSLKYFDDALQCLYPLFEESEPDHAVRDNAAGAVARMIMAHQDSVPLNQVLPILIKVLPLKEDHEESVPVYTCICNLVLSSNSQILQLVTDLVVVFVQVAISPLETREVKLQIGGAVSHLISLYGHQMKPILRSLPPSYARALAAIIPKS; this comes from the exons ATGGCGCAATCACTGGAGCTTCTCCTGCTTCAATTCCTGATGCCGGACAACGAGGCGCGACAGAACGCAGAGGATCAAATCAAGCGTCTCGTTAGGGATCCAGAGGCGGTTCCGCAACTTATCGATCATATTCGCAATGCAAAGACGCCTAATGTCCGGCAACTCTCCGCCGTTCTCCTCCGGAAAAAGATCTCCGGTCACTGGCCGAAGCTTCCGGATGAGATTCGCCAGCTTGTCAAACAGTCTCTACTTGAGAGCATTGCAACGGAGTATAG CCCATCTGTGAGGCGAGCTAGTGCAAATGTGGTGAGTATTATTGCAAAATATACAGTTCCAGGTGGCGAATGGCCAGACCTACTGCCCTTTATATTCCACTGCAGTCTGAGTGCCCAAGAAGATCTGAGAGAG gtgggattattattgtttAGCACCCTAACTCAGACAGTTGGGGATTCATTTCAACCGTATTTTGTAGACTTGAAATTCCTTCTACTCAAGTGCCTCCAAGACGAGATCAGTGATGTCAGAGTTGCTTCTCTCAA GGCGATTGGGGCTTTTCTTGAGTCCACTCGTGATAGTTCTCAATTG GTTAAATTTTGCGAGTATATTCCCAGCATACTGAATTATTCAAGAAAATGTCTAGTATCTGGTGATGAAGATAATGCGTTAATTGCTTTTGAGATATTTGATGAACTGATTGAATCTCCAGCTCCTCTTCCTGGAGAATCAATCAAAGCCATAGTCCAGTTCTCTCTTGAGGTTTGCTCTAGTTCAAGTATAGAAATTAGCACTCGTCATCAGGCTATTCAAATTATTTCATGGCTTGCAAAATATAGATCCAGTTCACTCAAGAAGCACCATTTGATCATTCCAATCCTCCAAACTATTTGCCCATTGCTTACAGAACCAACCGGCAATGATTTAGATGATGATCTGTCATCAGATCGAGCTGCTGCAGAAGTTCTTGATACCATGTCTGTAAAGTTGTCAAATCAAGTGTTTCCACCAGTTTTTGAATTTGCTTCTGAAAACAGTCGGAATGCTGATCCAAAGTTTCGAGAAGCTTCTATCATGGTTTTGGGTTTGATCTCAGAGGGTTGCTTGGAGTTGATGAAAGAGAATCTTGAACCTGTTCTCCATATTGTCTTAGAGGGTTTACGAGATCCTGAACAGGTTGTAAGAGGCTCCGCATCATTTGCATTAGGTCAATTTGCTGAGTATCTGCAGCCCGAAATTATCTTTCATTATGAAAAGATTCTCCCTCGTTTATTACGATCCCTACAAGATGCATCTGATGATGTGAAGGAGAAATCATACTATGCATTAGCAGCGTTATGTGAGAACATGCATGAGGAAATTGTCCCAATTTTCGATACAATGTTGGGAAAGCTACTTGCTTCTCTCCAACATAGTCCAAGAATATTACAAGAAACGTGTTTG TCTGCAATTGGTTCAGTTGCATCCGCTGCAGACAAAGCATTTATCCCTTATGCAGAAAGGGTTCTTGAGTTGATGAAAGCTTTTATGGTGCTTACAAATAAAGAGGACCTCCGTTCACGAGCAAGAGCTACTGAGTTGGTGGGGATAGTTGCAGTAATCGTTGGAAGGGAAAAAATTGAACCCCTTTTACCACCTTTTATCGAAGCTGCAATTTCT GGTTATAGGCTCGAGTGCAGTGAACTTCGCAAGCATACTCATGGACTTTTTAGCAATGTGACAGAAGTTTTAGAAGATGGAATGGTTCGG TATCTTCCACATGTTGTACCTTTGGCATTCTCTGCTTGCAATCTTGATGATGGACCTGCTGTAGATATTAGTGATTCCGATgacgatgaagatgaagatgttgTTGGATTGGGTGTAGTTTCATCTGATGATGAAGCTCAAGATGAACCAAGAATAGGAAATATCAGTATAAGAACAGATGTTTTAGATGAAAAGGCTGCTGCAACTCAAGCCCTTGGTCTATTTGCCCTTCATACAAAGAGTGCCTATGCCCC ATATTTGGAAGAGTCACTTATGATTATGATGAAGCATTCTAACTATTTCAATGAAGATGTCCGACTTCAGGCAATTACTGGTTTAAAAC ATATTTTGACAGCTGCTCATGTCGTCTTACAAGGTCATAAT GACAGAACGCCAAAGATTAAACAAATTCTTG ATTCTGTGATGACAATTTATATTAAGACAATGAAGCAAGATGATGACAAGGAAGTGGTTGCTCAAACTTGCATGAGTGTAGCACAGATCATCAGTGATTTTGGATACGTTGCCATGGAATCTC ACATGGCTAGGCTTGTAGAGTCATCTCTTGTATTGCTACAGCAGATGTCCACATGTCAACAAGTAGAATATGACAGTGATATTAAGGTTTATGATCCTGGACAAAATGAAGTGCTCATGGATGCTGTGACAGACCTCCTTCCTGCTTTTGCCAAGGCTATGGGTTCCAACTTTGCACCTATCTTTGCAATTCTGTTCAATCCATTAATGGAGTTTGCA AGAGGCTCAAGCTCACCTAAAGACTGGACTATGGTGGTTGCATGTCTTGCTGAAGTTGCTCAGAATATGGGGGCTCCAATTTCTGGTTATGTAAAT CCGTTGATGCCCTTTGTACTAAAAGAGTTAGATTCCTCATCAGCAACCAATAGGAGGAATGCTGCATTCTGTGTCGGAGTGTTGTGCCAGAATGGTGGAGACTGCAGTCTGAA ATACTTTGATGATGCATTGCAATGCCTTTACCCATTGTTTGAAGAATCTGAACCAGACCATGCGGTTAGGGACAATGCTGCAGGTGCAGTTGCAAGGATGATTATGGCACACCAGGATTCTGTTCCATTAAATCAG GTTCTCCCTATTCTCATCAAAGTTCTTCCTTTAAAAGAAGACCACGAGGAATCTGTTCCTGTTTACACTTGCATTTGCAACCTTGTTTTATCATCCAACTCACAG ATCCTCCAGCTAGTTACGGATTTGGTTGTTGTATTTGTACAAGTAGCTATCTCACCGCTTGAAACACGAGAAGTTAAACTTCAAATAGGAGGGGCTGTTTCTCACTTGATATCACTTTATGGTCATCAAATGAAGCCCATCTTGAGAAGCCTTCCACCATCATATGCCCGTGCACTAGCTGCTATAATACCAAAGAGTTGA
- the LOC110916667 gene encoding importin-4 isoform X2, protein MSELLLSRTLELYCLTRAIGAFLESTRDSSQLVKFCEYIPSILNYSRKCLVSGDEDNALIAFEIFDELIESPAPLPGESIKAIVQFSLEVCSSSSIEISTRHQAIQIISWLAKYRSSSLKKHHLIIPILQTICPLLTEPTGNDLDDDLSSDRAAAEVLDTMSVKLSNQVFPPVFEFASENSRNADPKFREASIMVLGLISEGCLELMKENLEPVLHIVLEGLRDPEQVVRGSASFALGQFAEYLQPEIIFHYEKILPRLLRSLQDASDDVKEKSYYALAALCENMHEEIVPIFDTMLGKLLASLQHSPRILQETCLSAIGSVASAADKAFIPYAERVLELMKAFMVLTNKEDLRSRARATELVGIVAVIVGREKIEPLLPPFIEAAISGYRLECSELRKHTHGLFSNVTEVLEDGMVRYLPHVVPLAFSACNLDDGPAVDISDSDDDEDEDVVGLGVVSSDDEAQDEPRIGNISIRTDVLDEKAAATQALGLFALHTKSAYAPYLEESLMIMMKHSNYFNEDVRLQAITGLKHILTAAHVVLQGHNDRTPKIKQILDSVMTIYIKTMKQDDDKEVVAQTCMSVAQIISDFGYVAMESHMARLVESSLVLLQQMSTCQQVEYDSDIKVYDPGQNEVLMDAVTDLLPAFAKAMGSNFAPIFAILFNPLMEFARGSSSPKDWTMVVACLAEVAQNMGAPISGYVNPLMPFVLKELDSSSATNRRNAAFCVGVLCQNGGDCSLKYFDDALQCLYPLFEESEPDHAVRDNAAGAVARMIMAHQDSVPLNQVLPILIKVLPLKEDHEESVPVYTCICNLVLSSNSQILQLVTDLVVVFVQVAISPLETREVKLQIGGAVSHLISLYGHQMKPILRSLPPSYARALAAIIPKS, encoded by the exons ATGTCAGAGTTGCTTCTCTCAA GAACTTTGGAACTCTATTGTTTGACTAGGGCGATTGGGGCTTTTCTTGAGTCCACTCGTGATAGTTCTCAATTG GTTAAATTTTGCGAGTATATTCCCAGCATACTGAATTATTCAAGAAAATGTCTAGTATCTGGTGATGAAGATAATGCGTTAATTGCTTTTGAGATATTTGATGAACTGATTGAATCTCCAGCTCCTCTTCCTGGAGAATCAATCAAAGCCATAGTCCAGTTCTCTCTTGAGGTTTGCTCTAGTTCAAGTATAGAAATTAGCACTCGTCATCAGGCTATTCAAATTATTTCATGGCTTGCAAAATATAGATCCAGTTCACTCAAGAAGCACCATTTGATCATTCCAATCCTCCAAACTATTTGCCCATTGCTTACAGAACCAACCGGCAATGATTTAGATGATGATCTGTCATCAGATCGAGCTGCTGCAGAAGTTCTTGATACCATGTCTGTAAAGTTGTCAAATCAAGTGTTTCCACCAGTTTTTGAATTTGCTTCTGAAAACAGTCGGAATGCTGATCCAAAGTTTCGAGAAGCTTCTATCATGGTTTTGGGTTTGATCTCAGAGGGTTGCTTGGAGTTGATGAAAGAGAATCTTGAACCTGTTCTCCATATTGTCTTAGAGGGTTTACGAGATCCTGAACAGGTTGTAAGAGGCTCCGCATCATTTGCATTAGGTCAATTTGCTGAGTATCTGCAGCCCGAAATTATCTTTCATTATGAAAAGATTCTCCCTCGTTTATTACGATCCCTACAAGATGCATCTGATGATGTGAAGGAGAAATCATACTATGCATTAGCAGCGTTATGTGAGAACATGCATGAGGAAATTGTCCCAATTTTCGATACAATGTTGGGAAAGCTACTTGCTTCTCTCCAACATAGTCCAAGAATATTACAAGAAACGTGTTTG TCTGCAATTGGTTCAGTTGCATCCGCTGCAGACAAAGCATTTATCCCTTATGCAGAAAGGGTTCTTGAGTTGATGAAAGCTTTTATGGTGCTTACAAATAAAGAGGACCTCCGTTCACGAGCAAGAGCTACTGAGTTGGTGGGGATAGTTGCAGTAATCGTTGGAAGGGAAAAAATTGAACCCCTTTTACCACCTTTTATCGAAGCTGCAATTTCT GGTTATAGGCTCGAGTGCAGTGAACTTCGCAAGCATACTCATGGACTTTTTAGCAATGTGACAGAAGTTTTAGAAGATGGAATGGTTCGG TATCTTCCACATGTTGTACCTTTGGCATTCTCTGCTTGCAATCTTGATGATGGACCTGCTGTAGATATTAGTGATTCCGATgacgatgaagatgaagatgttgTTGGATTGGGTGTAGTTTCATCTGATGATGAAGCTCAAGATGAACCAAGAATAGGAAATATCAGTATAAGAACAGATGTTTTAGATGAAAAGGCTGCTGCAACTCAAGCCCTTGGTCTATTTGCCCTTCATACAAAGAGTGCCTATGCCCC ATATTTGGAAGAGTCACTTATGATTATGATGAAGCATTCTAACTATTTCAATGAAGATGTCCGACTTCAGGCAATTACTGGTTTAAAAC ATATTTTGACAGCTGCTCATGTCGTCTTACAAGGTCATAAT GACAGAACGCCAAAGATTAAACAAATTCTTG ATTCTGTGATGACAATTTATATTAAGACAATGAAGCAAGATGATGACAAGGAAGTGGTTGCTCAAACTTGCATGAGTGTAGCACAGATCATCAGTGATTTTGGATACGTTGCCATGGAATCTC ACATGGCTAGGCTTGTAGAGTCATCTCTTGTATTGCTACAGCAGATGTCCACATGTCAACAAGTAGAATATGACAGTGATATTAAGGTTTATGATCCTGGACAAAATGAAGTGCTCATGGATGCTGTGACAGACCTCCTTCCTGCTTTTGCCAAGGCTATGGGTTCCAACTTTGCACCTATCTTTGCAATTCTGTTCAATCCATTAATGGAGTTTGCA AGAGGCTCAAGCTCACCTAAAGACTGGACTATGGTGGTTGCATGTCTTGCTGAAGTTGCTCAGAATATGGGGGCTCCAATTTCTGGTTATGTAAAT CCGTTGATGCCCTTTGTACTAAAAGAGTTAGATTCCTCATCAGCAACCAATAGGAGGAATGCTGCATTCTGTGTCGGAGTGTTGTGCCAGAATGGTGGAGACTGCAGTCTGAA ATACTTTGATGATGCATTGCAATGCCTTTACCCATTGTTTGAAGAATCTGAACCAGACCATGCGGTTAGGGACAATGCTGCAGGTGCAGTTGCAAGGATGATTATGGCACACCAGGATTCTGTTCCATTAAATCAG GTTCTCCCTATTCTCATCAAAGTTCTTCCTTTAAAAGAAGACCACGAGGAATCTGTTCCTGTTTACACTTGCATTTGCAACCTTGTTTTATCATCCAACTCACAG ATCCTCCAGCTAGTTACGGATTTGGTTGTTGTATTTGTACAAGTAGCTATCTCACCGCTTGAAACACGAGAAGTTAAACTTCAAATAGGAGGGGCTGTTTCTCACTTGATATCACTTTATGGTCATCAAATGAAGCCCATCTTGAGAAGCCTTCCACCATCATATGCCCGTGCACTAGCTGCTATAATACCAAAGAGTTGA